Proteins co-encoded in one Stutzerimonas stutzeri genomic window:
- a CDS encoding 2-hydroxy-3-oxopropionate reductase, protein MAKIGFIGTGIMGLPMAQNLQKAGHSLFLSEHHDAAPAVLVEAGAVALATPKDVAQEAEFIIVMVPDTPQVEDVLFRENGVAEGVGPNKLVIDMSSISPSATKAFAEKINATGARYLDAPVSGGEVGAKAATLSIMVGGSEESFARALPLFQAMGKNITLVGENGAGQTAKVANQIIVALNIQAVGEALLFAAKNGADPARVREALMGGFASSKILEVHGERMVKGTFDPGFRISLHQKDLNLALAGARELGLNLPNTANAQQVFSTCAAIGGSNWDHSALIKGLEHMANFSIRKD, encoded by the coding sequence ATGGCTAAGATTGGATTTATCGGCACCGGCATCATGGGCCTGCCCATGGCTCAGAACCTGCAGAAGGCCGGCCACAGCCTGTTCCTGTCCGAACACCACGACGCTGCCCCGGCCGTCCTCGTCGAAGCCGGCGCCGTTGCCCTCGCCACCCCGAAGGACGTGGCGCAGGAAGCCGAGTTCATCATCGTCATGGTGCCGGATACGCCGCAGGTCGAAGACGTCCTGTTCCGTGAGAACGGCGTTGCCGAAGGCGTCGGCCCCAACAAACTGGTGATCGACATGAGCTCGATCTCCCCCAGCGCCACCAAGGCCTTCGCCGAGAAGATCAACGCCACCGGCGCCCGCTACCTCGACGCGCCGGTCTCCGGCGGTGAAGTCGGCGCCAAGGCCGCGACGCTGTCGATCATGGTCGGCGGTAGCGAGGAAAGCTTTGCCCGCGCCCTGCCGCTGTTCCAGGCGATGGGCAAGAACATCACCCTGGTCGGTGAAAACGGTGCCGGCCAGACCGCCAAGGTCGCCAACCAGATCATCGTGGCGTTGAACATCCAGGCAGTCGGCGAAGCGCTGTTGTTCGCCGCCAAGAACGGTGCCGATCCGGCGCGCGTCCGCGAGGCCTTGATGGGTGGTTTCGCCAGCTCGAAGATCCTCGAGGTGCACGGCGAGCGCATGGTCAAGGGCACCTTCGATCCGGGCTTCCGCATCAGCCTGCATCAGAAAGACCTCAACCTCGCCCTGGCTGGCGCGCGCGAGTTGGGCCTGAACCTGCCCAACACCGCCAATGCCCAGCAGGTCTTCAGCACCTGCGCGGCCATCGGCGGCAGCAACTGGGACCACTCGGCGCTGATCAAGGGTCTGGAACACATGGCCAACTTCTCGATCCGCAAAGATTGA
- the hyi gene encoding hydroxypyruvate isomerase: MPRFAANLSMLFTEMDFLDRFAAAAEAGFTGVEYLFPYDYPAEEIKARLDANGLTQVLFNLPAGDWANGDRGIACDPARVEEFRAGVDQAIAYAKVLGNTQVNCLAGIAPKGADLGKLEMTFVENLRYAAQKLEAEGIRLVMEMINTRDIPRFFLNNTSQALEIRAKVGSDNLFLQYDVYHMQIMEGDLARTIETNLAAINHVQLADNPGRNEPGTGEINYHFLFEHLDRIGYQGWVGCEYKPATTTAAGLGWMKAHNVI, from the coding sequence ATGCCCCGTTTTGCCGCCAACCTGTCCATGTTGTTTACCGAGATGGACTTCCTCGACCGCTTCGCCGCCGCTGCCGAGGCCGGCTTCACCGGTGTCGAGTACCTGTTCCCCTACGACTACCCGGCCGAAGAGATCAAGGCACGCCTGGACGCCAACGGTCTGACCCAGGTGCTGTTCAACCTGCCGGCGGGCGACTGGGCCAACGGCGACCGCGGCATTGCCTGCGATCCCGCACGCGTCGAGGAATTCCGTGCCGGTGTCGACCAGGCCATCGCCTACGCCAAGGTGCTGGGCAATACCCAGGTCAACTGCCTGGCCGGCATCGCCCCGAAGGGCGCCGATCTCGGCAAGCTGGAGATGACCTTCGTCGAGAACCTGCGCTACGCGGCGCAGAAGCTCGAAGCCGAAGGCATCCGCCTGGTCATGGAAATGATCAATACCCGCGACATCCCGCGCTTCTTCCTGAACAACACCTCGCAGGCACTGGAGATCCGCGCCAAGGTCGGTAGCGACAACCTGTTCCTGCAGTACGACGTCTACCACATGCAGATCATGGAAGGTGACCTGGCGCGGACCATCGAGACCAACCTGGCGGCGATCAACCACGTGCAGTTGGCCGATAACCCCGGGCGTAACGAACCGGGCACCGGCGAGATCAACTACCACTTCCTGTTCGAGCATCTGGACCGCATCGGCTACCAGGGCTGGGTCGGCTGCGAGTACAAGCCGGCCACCACCACCGCAGCTGGCCTAGGCTGGATGAAAGCGCACAACGTCATCTGA
- the gcl gene encoding glyoxylate carboligase produces the protein MARMRAIDAAVAVLRKEGIDTAFGIPGAAINPLYSALRADGSIRHILARHVEGASHMAEGYTRTKAGNIGVCIGTSGPAGTDMITGLYSAWADSIPILCITGQAPRARLYKEDFQAVDIESIAKPVTKWAVTVREPALVPRVFQQAFHVMRSGRPGPVLIDLPFDVQMAEIEFDVETYEPLSVYKPAASRKQIEKAIDMLCAAERPLIVAGGGIYNAGAEALLVEFAETVGVPVIPTLMGWGSIPDDHPLMAGMCGLQTSHRYGNANMLASDFVLGIGNRWANRHTGSIDVYTKDRKFVHVDIEPTQIGRVFSPDFGITSDAGAALKLFVEVAKERKAAGQLPDRSSWAADCQERKRTMLRKTHFDSVPMKPQRVYQCMNNAFGKDACYVSTIGLSQIAAAQFLHVYKPRHWINCGQAGPLGWTIPAALGVVAADPARKVVALSGDYDFQFMIEELAVGAQFKLPYIHILVNNAYLGLIRQAQRGFEMDYCVQLGFENINADQGGMEGYGVDHVAVVEGLGCKAIRVFRQEELQPAIEQAQAWMAEHQVPVVIEVILERVTNIAMGTEIDAINEFEPLAEGREDAPTAIALLD, from the coding sequence ATGGCCCGAATGAGAGCAATCGATGCCGCCGTCGCGGTATTGCGCAAGGAAGGCATCGATACCGCCTTCGGCATCCCCGGTGCCGCGATCAACCCGCTGTACTCCGCCCTGCGCGCCGATGGCAGCATCCGTCACATCCTGGCCCGCCACGTCGAAGGCGCTTCGCACATGGCTGAGGGTTACACCCGCACCAAAGCCGGCAACATCGGCGTGTGCATCGGCACCTCGGGCCCGGCCGGTACCGACATGATCACCGGTCTGTATTCGGCCTGGGCCGACTCCATCCCGATTCTCTGTATCACCGGCCAGGCACCGCGTGCGCGTCTGTACAAGGAAGATTTCCAGGCCGTGGATATCGAATCCATCGCCAAGCCGGTGACCAAGTGGGCCGTGACCGTGCGTGAGCCGGCGCTGGTGCCGCGCGTGTTCCAGCAGGCCTTCCACGTCATGCGTTCCGGCCGTCCTGGTCCGGTATTGATCGATCTGCCGTTCGACGTGCAGATGGCCGAGATCGAATTCGATGTCGAGACCTACGAGCCGTTGTCCGTCTACAAGCCGGCCGCCAGCCGCAAGCAGATCGAGAAAGCCATCGACATGCTCTGCGCAGCCGAGCGCCCGCTGATCGTCGCCGGTGGTGGTATCTACAACGCCGGTGCCGAAGCGCTGCTGGTGGAATTCGCCGAAACCGTTGGCGTGCCGGTGATCCCGACGCTGATGGGCTGGGGCTCGATCCCCGACGACCATCCGCTGATGGCCGGCATGTGCGGTTTGCAGACCAGCCACCGCTACGGCAACGCCAACATGCTGGCTTCGGACTTCGTGCTCGGCATCGGCAACCGCTGGGCCAACCGCCACACCGGTTCGATCGACGTCTACACCAAGGACCGCAAATTCGTGCACGTGGACATCGAGCCGACCCAGATTGGCCGGGTGTTCTCGCCTGACTTCGGCATCACCTCCGACGCCGGCGCCGCGCTGAAACTGTTCGTCGAAGTCGCCAAGGAGCGCAAGGCCGCCGGCCAGCTGCCGGATCGCAGCAGCTGGGCCGCCGATTGCCAGGAGCGCAAGCGGACGATGCTGCGCAAGACGCACTTCGACTCGGTGCCGATGAAGCCCCAGCGCGTGTACCAGTGCATGAACAACGCGTTCGGCAAGGACGCCTGCTACGTCAGCACCATCGGCCTGTCGCAGATCGCTGCCGCACAGTTCCTGCACGTCTACAAGCCGCGCCACTGGATCAACTGCGGCCAGGCCGGCCCGCTCGGCTGGACCATTCCGGCCGCGCTCGGTGTGGTCGCAGCGGACCCGGCACGCAAGGTGGTGGCGCTCTCGGGCGACTACGACTTCCAGTTCATGATCGAGGAGTTGGCCGTGGGTGCGCAGTTCAAGCTGCCCTACATCCACATCCTGGTGAACAACGCCTACCTCGGCCTGATCCGCCAGGCGCAGCGCGGTTTCGAGATGGACTACTGCGTGCAGCTGGGCTTCGAGAACATCAATGCCGACCAGGGCGGCATGGAAGGCTACGGCGTCGATCACGTCGCGGTGGTCGAGGGTCTGGGTTGCAAGGCGATCCGCGTGTTCCGTCAGGAAGAGCTGCAACCGGCGATCGAACAGGCCCAGGCCTGGATGGCCGAGCACCAGGTGCCGGTGGTGATCGAAGTGATCCTGGAGCGCGTGACCAACATCGCCATGGGCACCGAGATCGACGCCATCAACGAATTCGAGCCGCTGGCCGAGGGCCGTGAAGACGCACCGACGGCGATCGCGCTGCTGGATTGA
- a CDS encoding LysR family transcriptional regulator, with protein MDRYTTLQSFVLVAESGSFAAAALKEGVTPVVMGRRLDALERHLGVKLMHRSTRGLALTDLGEQYLERARGLLKDFDEADASIAKDRTSVRGHLVISAPAAFGRKHIGPHAPAFQARFPDLQLSFNFTDSVVDLVRHGYDMGIRIGEVTDPNYVAIKLFPNRRVVCGAPDYFERQGVPRTLEDLSRHNCLAFNLQGGQQRGWTFLRDGKQVAIRVDGNLDCNDGELLFDWVKQGLGIGWRSTWEIQAELKRGELVTVLDEYALPAYDIQAVYPQQRYLPAKVRFFIDYLKTIYNAPGYWENR; from the coding sequence ATGGACCGCTACACGACACTGCAGAGCTTCGTGCTGGTCGCCGAAAGCGGCAGCTTCGCCGCGGCTGCCCTGAAAGAAGGTGTCACGCCCGTGGTGATGGGGCGGCGACTCGATGCGCTGGAGCGGCACCTGGGCGTCAAGCTGATGCACCGCTCCACGCGCGGGCTGGCGCTGACCGACCTGGGCGAGCAGTACCTCGAACGCGCGCGCGGCCTGCTCAAGGATTTCGACGAGGCCGACGCCAGCATCGCCAAGGACCGTACCTCGGTTCGCGGGCATCTGGTCATTTCGGCGCCGGCGGCGTTCGGTCGCAAGCACATCGGCCCCCACGCGCCGGCGTTCCAGGCGCGCTTCCCGGACCTGCAACTGTCGTTCAACTTCACCGACAGCGTGGTCGACCTGGTGCGCCACGGTTACGACATGGGCATCCGCATCGGCGAGGTGACCGACCCCAACTATGTCGCGATCAAGCTGTTCCCCAACCGTCGCGTGGTCTGCGGCGCGCCGGATTACTTCGAGCGCCAGGGCGTGCCCCGCACACTGGAGGACCTCTCGCGTCACAACTGCCTTGCCTTCAACCTGCAGGGCGGGCAGCAACGTGGCTGGACCTTCCTGCGCGATGGCAAGCAGGTGGCGATACGCGTGGACGGCAACCTGGACTGCAACGACGGCGAACTGCTGTTCGACTGGGTCAAGCAGGGGCTGGGCATCGGCTGGCGCTCGACCTGGGAGATCCAGGCCGAACTCAAGCGCGGCGAATTGGTGACGGTGCTCGACGAGTACGCACTACCGGCCTACGACATCCAGGCAGTCTACCCGCAGCAGCGCTATCTGCCGGCCAAGGTGCGCTTCTTCATCGACTACCTGAAGACCATCTACAACGCGCCGGGTTACTGGGAAAACCGCTGA
- the xth gene encoding exodeoxyribonuclease III, producing MDALKIATYNINGIRARRSNLLDWLEREQPDVVCLQELKAQDADFPIDDIRAAGYGAIWHGQKSWNGVAILARGDDPLEIRRGLPGDPDDSHSRYLEAAAHGIIFACLYLPNGNPQPGPKFDYKLAWFERLITHAAGLFDNGHPVVLAGDYNVVPTDEDIYNPRSWTKDALLQPESRACYQRLLDQGWTDALRAKYPDERIYTFWDYFRQHWQKNSGLRIDHLLLSADLAPRLLEAGVDRWVRDQEHASDHAPTWITLAAVGSDAAKKPGKRRPSSATK from the coding sequence GTGGACGCCCTGAAAATCGCCACCTACAACATCAACGGCATCCGCGCGCGGCGGAGCAATCTGCTCGACTGGCTGGAGCGCGAGCAGCCCGATGTGGTCTGCCTGCAGGAGCTGAAGGCGCAGGATGCCGACTTTCCCATCGATGACATCCGTGCCGCCGGTTATGGCGCCATCTGGCATGGGCAGAAGTCCTGGAACGGCGTGGCGATTCTCGCGCGCGGCGACGATCCGCTGGAGATCCGTCGCGGGCTGCCTGGCGATCCCGATGACAGCCACAGCCGCTATCTGGAAGCCGCGGCGCACGGCATCATCTTCGCCTGCCTCTACCTGCCCAACGGCAACCCGCAGCCCGGACCGAAGTTCGACTACAAGCTGGCCTGGTTCGAGCGCCTGATCACGCACGCGGCAGGGTTGTTCGATAACGGCCACCCGGTGGTGCTGGCGGGCGATTACAACGTGGTGCCCACCGACGAGGACATCTATAACCCGCGCTCCTGGACCAAGGATGCGCTGTTGCAGCCGGAAAGCCGCGCCTGTTACCAGCGCCTGCTGGATCAGGGCTGGACCGATGCGCTTCGTGCCAAGTACCCGGACGAGCGCATCTATACCTTCTGGGATTATTTTCGGCAGCACTGGCAGAAAAACTCCGGCCTGCGCATCGACCATTTGCTGCTCAGTGCCGACCTGGCGCCTCGCTTGCTGGAGGCGGGTGTGGATCGCTGGGTGCGTGACCAGGAGCATGCCAGTGATCACGCGCCCACCTGGATCACGCTGGCAGCCGTCGGCAGCGACGCGGCGAAAAAGCCAGGCAAGCGCCGGCCGTCGTCCGCAACCAAGTAA
- a CDS encoding sensor domain-containing phosphodiesterase gives MLVEALGVVRRHLRMEVAFIGEFREGRRIFRHVEGDPRAMPLALAVGDSGPLEESYCQRIVDGRLPELIQDAAGIEEALTLPQTLSVPIGAHASVPIRFSDGSLYGTFCCFGTQPDRSLELCDLTALRLFARFAGGLLERHAISERQRSERLERIRAVMDRRDFWTVYQPIFHLANDRIVGYEALARFRPEPYRSPDLWFDEAGEVGLRTELERMLLETALMGLPLIPDDVYLSLNVCPDALLDGTVVELLASQPLHRLMLEVTEHRSIVDYSLIAEILEPLRRAGLRLAVDDAGAGYASFRHILKLKPDVIKLDRSLINNVDHDSDCCAMAAALIRFAEQTGSKVVAEGVETDGELAVLRGLQVANAQGFLLGMPQPLAEPQR, from the coding sequence ATGCTGGTGGAGGCCTTGGGCGTGGTGCGGCGGCATCTGCGGATGGAAGTCGCCTTTATCGGCGAGTTTCGAGAGGGGCGGCGGATATTCCGCCATGTCGAGGGGGATCCCCGCGCGATGCCGCTGGCACTGGCAGTTGGTGACAGTGGCCCGCTGGAAGAGAGCTACTGCCAGCGAATCGTCGACGGTCGCCTGCCGGAGCTCATTCAGGACGCGGCCGGCATCGAGGAAGCGCTGACACTTCCGCAGACGCTCAGTGTGCCGATCGGGGCGCATGCCAGCGTGCCGATTCGCTTCAGCGATGGGTCGCTCTACGGGACCTTCTGCTGCTTCGGAACACAGCCGGACAGGAGCCTGGAGCTCTGCGATCTGACCGCCCTGCGCCTGTTTGCCCGCTTTGCCGGCGGGCTGCTCGAGCGGCACGCCATCAGTGAGCGGCAGCGCAGCGAGAGGTTAGAACGCATCAGGGCGGTGATGGACAGGCGCGATTTCTGGACCGTGTACCAACCGATCTTCCACCTGGCCAATGACCGCATCGTCGGTTACGAAGCGCTGGCGCGGTTTCGCCCCGAGCCTTACCGCTCGCCAGACCTCTGGTTCGACGAGGCCGGGGAGGTCGGCTTGCGCACGGAGCTGGAGCGCATGTTGCTGGAAACGGCACTGATGGGCCTGCCACTGATTCCCGATGACGTCTATCTGTCGCTCAACGTATGCCCGGATGCCCTGCTGGACGGGACGGTGGTGGAGCTGCTCGCCAGTCAGCCGCTGCACCGCTTGATGCTCGAGGTGACTGAGCACCGCTCGATCGTCGACTACAGCCTGATCGCCGAGATTCTCGAGCCGCTACGCCGGGCTGGCCTGCGCCTGGCCGTCGATGACGCCGGCGCCGGTTATGCCAGCTTCCGGCACATCCTCAAACTCAAGCCGGACGTCATCAAACTCGACCGGAGCCTGATCAACAATGTCGACCATGACAGCGACTGCTGTGCCATGGCGGCCGCGCTGATCCGCTTCGCCGAGCAGACCGGCAGCAAGGTCGTCGCCGAGGGCGTCGAGACGGACGGTGAACTGGCGGTATTGCGCGGCCTGCAGGTGGCCAATGCCCAGGGCTTCCTGTTGGGGATGCCGCAGCCGCTGGCTGAACCGCAGCGCTGA
- a CDS encoding DUF2946 domain-containing protein, giving the protein MSISRSRRVPAWLATFAVLLHLLAMPLMGSASPMMGMVGHCATAEARQHDAHPLAAQAEAAPEGHAAHAGQSEPLPAPVHSPGMPCCCAAGAAALAAIAPSAPQLPAPRRAALGPLPLACAAHASPRYCWPSLNPRASPHV; this is encoded by the coding sequence TTGTCCATCTCCCGCTCCCGTCGCGTCCCGGCCTGGTTGGCCACCTTCGCGGTGTTGCTGCATCTGTTGGCGATGCCGCTGATGGGCAGTGCCTCGCCGATGATGGGCATGGTGGGGCACTGCGCAACGGCCGAGGCGCGCCAGCACGATGCGCATCCTCTTGCCGCACAGGCCGAGGCCGCGCCGGAGGGGCACGCCGCGCATGCCGGCCAGTCCGAGCCGCTGCCGGCCCCGGTTCACTCGCCCGGAATGCCGTGCTGCTGCGCCGCCGGGGCCGCGGCGCTGGCGGCGATTGCCCCGAGCGCACCGCAATTGCCGGCGCCACGGCGTGCCGCGCTGGGCCCGCTGCCGCTTGCCTGCGCCGCGCACGCCTCGCCGCGGTATTGCTGGCCGAGCCTCAACCCCCGCGCGTCTCCCCACGTCTGA
- a CDS encoding PepSY-associated TM helix domain-containing protein — translation MSAQNPDARPEASLTLSPRQQPLLGLLIRLHLYVGLLVGPFIFVAALSGLVYALTPQLENRLYAAQLYTDSTGSALPLARQVEVARAYVGEAATLSAVRPAPQPGSTTRVMFRTPALGDSESRAVFIDPVTADIRGDLPVYGTSGVLPLRTWLDQFHRSLLLGEPGRLYSELAASWLWVAALGGVALWWLRRRRQPPTALPRRRGLRRWHVTLGLWLFIGLLFFSATGLTWSRWAGDNIGVARAALGMSTPSVSTALDGASVAPVGEHAHHAGMAMPAAPPQDSRLFDAVLVAARGAGIDAGKVEIVPASAPDRAWTVTEIDRSWPTQVDAVAIDPRTLRITDRIDFASFPLAAKLTRWGIDAHMGALFGLANQLLLAATALGLATLVALGYVMGLRRTTARRVGLVQSLAALSPSARLLTLGLAVLFGLCLPVLGVSLLLFLIGEAVYDALARSRRLRVGQPG, via the coding sequence ATGTCTGCACAGAATCCCGACGCCCGCCCCGAGGCGTCCTTAACACTATCCCCTAGGCAACAACCGCTGCTCGGCTTGTTGATTCGTCTGCACCTGTACGTCGGCCTGCTGGTCGGCCCGTTCATCTTCGTGGCGGCGTTGAGCGGTCTGGTCTACGCCTTGACGCCGCAGCTGGAGAACCGCCTGTATGCGGCGCAGCTGTACACCGACAGCACCGGCTCGGCGCTGCCGCTGGCGCGCCAGGTCGAGGTGGCCCGGGCCTACGTCGGCGAGGCCGCGACCCTGTCGGCGGTGCGTCCGGCACCCCAGCCGGGCAGCACGACGCGGGTGATGTTCAGGACGCCCGCGCTGGGCGACTCGGAAAGTCGCGCCGTGTTCATCGATCCGGTCACCGCCGACATCCGCGGTGACCTGCCGGTGTACGGCACCAGCGGCGTGCTGCCACTGCGCACCTGGCTCGATCAATTCCACCGCAGTCTGCTGCTCGGCGAGCCGGGCCGGTTATACAGCGAGCTGGCGGCATCCTGGCTTTGGGTCGCCGCCTTGGGTGGCGTGGCGCTGTGGTGGCTGCGTCGCCGGCGACAGCCGCCTACCGCGTTGCCACGCCGCCGCGGGCTGCGTCGCTGGCACGTGACCCTGGGGCTATGGCTGTTCATCGGGTTGCTGTTCTTCTCGGCCACCGGGCTGACCTGGTCACGCTGGGCCGGAGACAACATCGGTGTCGCTCGGGCGGCGTTGGGCATGTCGACGCCGAGCGTGTCCACCGCGCTGGATGGCGCTTCCGTCGCGCCAGTCGGCGAGCACGCCCATCACGCCGGGATGGCGATGCCGGCTGCACCACCGCAGGATTCCAGGCTGTTCGATGCGGTGCTCGTCGCGGCCCGTGGAGCGGGAATCGACGCCGGCAAGGTGGAAATCGTGCCGGCCAGCGCGCCGGATCGCGCCTGGACGGTGACCGAAATCGACCGCAGCTGGCCGACCCAGGTCGACGCCGTGGCGATCGATCCGCGCACCCTGCGCATCACCGACCGCATCGACTTCGCCAGCTTTCCCCTGGCCGCCAAGCTCACGCGATGGGGTATCGATGCGCACATGGGCGCGCTGTTCGGCCTGGCCAATCAGCTGCTGCTGGCCGCTACGGCCCTCGGGCTGGCGACGCTGGTGGCGCTCGGTTACGTGATGGGGCTGCGCCGCACGACGGCCCGCCGCGTTGGCCTGGTGCAATCGCTGGCGGCGCTATCGCCGTCTGCGCGGCTGCTCACGCTGGGCCTTGCCGTGCTGTTCGGCCTCTGCCTGCCGGTGCTGGGCGTCAGCCTGCTGCTGTTTCTGATCGGCGAGGCGGTGTACGACGCCCTGGCGCGGTCGCGTCGGCTGCGAGTCGGTCAGCCGGGCTGA
- a CDS encoding efflux transporter outer membrane subunit: MSRRPCTLPCLLTALLLLPLAGCMPARKPLPPQAAFTPPADWREPGAKPVEISATWWKAFADPQLTALVEAALANNTDVLSAASRVEQAREQIQLSHAALLPSLDAVLGAQRKRELSVLGITHTTAVQPALQVSYEVDLWGRLRRLRDAAELQFQASEAERDAVRLAVASTTARAYVSLLSLDRQLYVTRETVKSRQEALRVAEDRAGLGYTSQLELTQAQSEYEAAAELLPRLQQAIREQENALRLLTGRLPGQIERGADLLVLEPPAVPGLLPSTLLRRRPDIQQAELLLAASSLNLQAQRDRFLPQVQLSASLGQLFVNSLDYDPVRVWDLGASVLAPIFNAGRLEAGVNIATAQRDQAAFAYRATALQAFNEVENSLAAVGNLRQQLARVAARRAVLARSLTYAEDRYRAGYSSYLETLDAQRNLFNTELAAVQLRESQLNALIRLYQVLGGGWQASREPPQPG; this comes from the coding sequence ATGAGCCGTCGCCCCTGCACCCTGCCCTGCCTGCTGACGGCGCTGTTGCTGCTGCCGCTGGCCGGCTGCATGCCGGCCCGCAAGCCACTGCCACCGCAGGCCGCGTTCACCCCGCCGGCCGACTGGCGCGAGCCGGGGGCGAAACCGGTGGAGATTTCCGCGACCTGGTGGAAAGCCTTCGCCGACCCGCAGCTGACGGCGCTGGTCGAGGCCGCCCTGGCCAACAACACCGATGTGCTGAGTGCCGCCTCGCGGGTCGAGCAGGCGCGCGAGCAGATCCAGCTGTCGCATGCCGCCCTGCTGCCGTCGCTGGACGCGGTGCTCGGGGCGCAACGCAAACGCGAGCTGAGCGTGTTGGGGATCACGCACACCACCGCCGTGCAGCCCGCGCTGCAGGTGTCTTACGAAGTCGATCTCTGGGGCCGGCTGCGGCGCCTGCGCGACGCGGCCGAACTGCAGTTCCAGGCGAGCGAAGCCGAGCGCGACGCAGTGCGCCTGGCGGTGGCCAGCACCACCGCGCGGGCCTACGTCTCGCTGCTGTCACTGGACCGGCAACTGTACGTGACCCGAGAGACGGTCAAGTCCCGGCAGGAGGCGCTGCGCGTTGCCGAAGACCGCGCCGGCCTCGGCTACACCTCGCAACTGGAGCTGACCCAGGCGCAGTCGGAGTACGAAGCCGCGGCCGAACTGCTGCCGCGCTTGCAGCAGGCGATCCGCGAACAGGAAAACGCCCTGCGCCTGCTCACTGGACGCCTACCTGGCCAGATCGAACGGGGCGCCGACCTCTTGGTCCTCGAGCCGCCAGCGGTGCCCGGCTTGCTGCCGTCCACCCTGCTGCGCCGCCGCCCGGACATTCAGCAGGCCGAGTTGCTGCTGGCTGCCAGCAGCCTCAACCTGCAAGCCCAACGTGACCGTTTCCTGCCCCAGGTTCAGTTGTCGGCCAGCCTCGGCCAGCTGTTCGTCAACTCGCTGGATTACGACCCGGTGCGGGTCTGGGATCTCGGCGCCAGCGTGCTCGCACCGATCTTCAACGCCGGGCGGCTGGAAGCCGGGGTGAACATCGCCACCGCCCAGCGCGATCAGGCGGCGTTCGCTTACCGCGCCACGGCCCTGCAAGCCTTTAACGAGGTGGAGAACAGCCTGGCCGCGGTCGGCAACCTGCGCCAACAGCTCGCCCGCGTTGCCGCTCGGCGCGCCGTGCTGGCGCGCTCGCTGACCTACGCCGAAGACCGCTACCGCGCCGGTTATTCGTCTTACCTGGAAACCCTCGATGCCCAGCGCAACCTGTTCAACACCGAGCTGGCCGCCGTGCAATTGCGCGAAAGCCAGCTCAATGCGCTGATCCGCCTGTACCAGGTGCTGGGGGGCGGCTGGCAAGCCAGCCGCGAACCGCCTCAGCCCGGCTGA
- a CDS encoding HlyD family secretion protein — protein MSERPQSEDPENLQTAQPPQPSAAATDAGPAPDDPPKTIKPSRRSVILMVLVALIGVLAILYAWQLWPFSGQVAVTENAYVRGQITVLAPQVNGYVTEVLVQDFEQVAKGQKLVRIDDRQYRQTVEQRRAELAARRFDLENLEQTLASNAATLASRRAELSSAKAERQRALADEKRVNELAQRGSVSIRERDQIRASARAAAARVEQAQAAIAIAEQTLKASEVSRGGLQAQVEIAEAALQRARIDLDNTLIEAPRDGQVSEVTVRQGQYVTAGSQLLYLVPEQLWVIANYKETQTFAMRPGQPVQIEVDALDGARLNGHVQRLAPATGSEFSVLRPDNATGNFTKVVQRVPVRISIDPDQPLAQRLRPGLSVVTHVDTGAAVQTEQPVAEDAQ, from the coding sequence ATGAGTGAACGCCCCCAATCCGAGGACCCGGAAAACCTCCAGACCGCTCAGCCGCCGCAACCGTCGGCGGCCGCGACCGATGCCGGCCCGGCGCCTGACGACCCACCGAAGACCATCAAGCCGAGCCGCCGCTCGGTGATCCTGATGGTGCTGGTGGCGCTCATCGGGGTGCTGGCGATCCTGTATGCCTGGCAGCTCTGGCCCTTCAGCGGGCAGGTGGCCGTCACCGAGAACGCTTATGTGCGTGGGCAGATCACGGTGCTCGCGCCGCAGGTCAACGGCTATGTGACCGAGGTCCTGGTACAGGATTTCGAACAGGTCGCGAAGGGCCAGAAGCTGGTGCGCATCGACGATCGTCAGTACCGCCAGACCGTCGAGCAGCGCCGCGCGGAGCTGGCCGCACGGCGCTTCGATCTGGAAAACCTCGAACAGACCCTCGCCTCGAACGCGGCCACGTTGGCCTCTCGCCGCGCCGAGCTGTCGTCCGCCAAGGCCGAACGGCAACGCGCCCTGGCTGACGAGAAGCGCGTCAACGAGCTGGCCCAGCGCGGTTCGGTCTCGATCCGTGAGCGCGACCAGATCCGCGCCAGCGCTCGAGCCGCGGCGGCCCGGGTGGAGCAGGCACAGGCAGCAATCGCCATCGCCGAGCAGACGCTCAAGGCCAGTGAGGTGTCCCGTGGCGGTTTGCAGGCGCAGGTCGAAATTGCCGAAGCCGCGCTGCAACGGGCGCGGATCGACCTGGACAACACCCTGATCGAAGCCCCACGCGACGGGCAGGTCAGCGAGGTCACGGTGCGCCAGGGCCAGTACGTGACGGCCGGTTCGCAGCTGCTCTACCTGGTACCGGAACAGCTCTGGGTGATCGCCAACTACAAGGAAACCCAGACCTTTGCCATGCGGCCAGGCCAACCCGTGCAAATCGAAGTCGACGCGCTGGACGGCGCGCGCCTGAACGGCCACGTGCAACGCCTGGCACCGGCCACCGGTTCGGAGTTCAGCGTGCTGCGGCCGGACAACGCCACCGGCAATTTCACCAAGGTGGTCCAGCGCGTGCCGGTGCGCATCTCCATCGATCCCGACCAGCCGTTGGCCCAGCGCCTGCGGCCGGGGCTTTCGGTGGTGACCCACGTCGACACCGGCGCCGCCGTGCAAACCGAGCAGCCGGTTGCGGAAGACGCGCAATGA